One Echinicola strongylocentroti DNA window includes the following coding sequences:
- the mrdA gene encoding penicillin-binding protein 2, which produces MNENRHSVIIIVIIIVGVILLSKLFMIQVVDDSFLRRAERNAVQRIVDYPYRGLISDRNEELLVYNNPVFDLMVIPQEFNIEDTAKFCDIFQIEKEKLIERYTAAKKYSWVKPSPLIKQISTTDFAKIQDYLIDYAGLFVMTRSVRAYPDSIAGSALGYIAEIIPRQLERDTINYYIQGDYIGHSGLESYYEKTLRGKKGAKYKMVNVRGVDKGSFKNGALDTASVEGMNLQTTIDLQLQKYGEKLMKGKRGSVVAIEPKTGEILSMVSAPVYDPNLLAGAAYSKNYNVLLSDTTKPLFIRPIQAKYPPGSIFKVVQSLIGLQWGVLTPKTTYACNKALVACHNHPSPVNLFGAIRNSCNPYYYQAFRQMINQEVSSNTYKDTQIGLDKWHEAVEKFGLGNKLGVDLPYENSGSVPSSSLYDRIYGKARWKYSTIYSLSIGQGEMEVTPIQMANLAAIFANKGYYYTPHLIKAINGDPDNIPEEYTTKHDVGVAAHHFDMVQDAMAEALYGTAMRAIIKDIAIAGKTGTAQNPQGEDHSVFIAFAPKEDPKIAIAVYVENAGWGGRAAASTASLMIEKYLRGHIERPALEEYVLVGDFAD; this is translated from the coding sequence ATGAACGAAAACAGGCACAGTGTCATCATCATCGTTATCATTATCGTTGGGGTAATCCTGCTGAGCAAACTGTTCATGATCCAAGTAGTGGATGACAGTTTCCTAAGGCGTGCCGAAAGAAATGCTGTACAGCGAATAGTGGATTATCCATATAGAGGCCTGATATCCGACCGCAATGAAGAACTCTTGGTCTATAATAATCCGGTTTTTGACCTGATGGTCATCCCGCAGGAGTTCAACATTGAAGATACAGCCAAATTTTGTGATATTTTTCAGATCGAAAAAGAAAAGCTGATCGAGCGATATACCGCAGCAAAAAAGTACTCTTGGGTAAAACCTTCGCCTCTTATAAAGCAAATCTCCACTACCGATTTTGCAAAAATTCAGGACTACCTGATCGATTATGCTGGTTTATTTGTCATGACCAGATCAGTCAGGGCATATCCTGATTCCATTGCTGGTAGCGCTTTGGGATATATTGCTGAGATCATACCGAGGCAGTTGGAAAGGGACACTATCAACTATTATATACAAGGTGACTATATCGGTCACTCTGGACTGGAGTCTTATTATGAAAAAACACTCCGTGGCAAAAAGGGCGCCAAATACAAAATGGTCAATGTACGTGGCGTGGATAAAGGCTCCTTCAAAAACGGCGCTTTGGATACAGCTTCCGTGGAAGGAATGAACCTTCAAACCACCATTGACCTGCAATTACAGAAGTACGGAGAAAAGCTCATGAAAGGCAAACGGGGATCTGTGGTGGCGATCGAACCAAAAACTGGGGAGATACTGTCGATGGTTTCTGCACCCGTTTATGACCCAAACCTGCTGGCCGGGGCTGCTTACAGCAAGAATTATAATGTTTTGCTATCGGACACGACAAAGCCACTTTTTATTCGGCCTATTCAGGCAAAATATCCTCCAGGCTCCATCTTTAAGGTGGTGCAGTCCTTAATAGGCCTGCAATGGGGCGTCTTGACACCAAAAACCACTTATGCATGCAATAAAGCGTTAGTGGCTTGCCATAACCACCCGAGCCCCGTAAATCTATTCGGTGCTATTCGGAACTCTTGTAACCCATACTATTATCAAGCCTTCAGGCAAATGATCAATCAGGAGGTATCTTCCAACACTTACAAGGATACCCAGATTGGTTTGGATAAGTGGCATGAGGCGGTCGAGAAATTTGGCCTGGGAAATAAACTGGGAGTGGATCTACCCTACGAAAATAGTGGTAGTGTTCCTTCCAGCTCACTCTACGATAGGATTTATGGTAAGGCCAGGTGGAAGTACAGTACGATCTATTCATTATCCATTGGCCAAGGTGAAATGGAGGTCACTCCAATACAAATGGCCAATTTAGCAGCAATATTTGCTAATAAAGGCTATTATTATACTCCGCACCTCATCAAGGCAATCAACGGGGATCCAGACAATATCCCTGAAGAATATACCACCAAGCATGATGTTGGTGTGGCCGCCCATCACTTTGATATGGTACAGGATGCCATGGCGGAGGCGCTTTACGGTACTGCCATGCGCGCCATCATCAAGGACATTGCTATTGCCGGAAAGACTGGGACTGCGCAAAACCCCCAAGGGGAAGATCACTCGGTCTTCATCGCCTTCGCACCAAAAGAGGATCCCAAGATCGCTATTGCGGTGTACGTAGAAAATGCCGGCTGGGGTGGCCGGGCCGCTGCCAGCACGGCCAGCTTGATGATCGAGAAATATTTGAGAGGACATATAGAAAGACCGGCACTCGAAGAGTACGTTCTGGTCGGAGACTTTGCAGACTGA
- a CDS encoding rod shape-determining protein MreD: MNSRTVIASIGGIFLYMIIQVLVLKNLVLFGTAFCFLYIIYLLLLPIEIKTIPLMLIAFVLGFGIDVFYDSLGIHTASAVMMAFFRKPWLTIITPTGGYDTNTPPTLLNMGIGWFLIYSVPLIFLHHLTFFFIDNLGTSLYIPMAYKTLSSTVFTFIIGIIVQVLFYKKRRGI, from the coding sequence ATGAATAGCAGAACTGTTATCGCTTCTATTGGAGGTATCTTTCTTTACATGATCATCCAGGTACTGGTGCTAAAAAACCTCGTGCTTTTTGGTACGGCATTTTGTTTTTTGTACATCATTTACCTGTTGCTGCTACCTATTGAAATCAAGACCATTCCTTTAATGCTGATTGCTTTTGTTCTTGGTTTTGGTATAGATGTGTTTTATGACAGTTTGGGGATTCACACTGCCAGTGCGGTAATGATGGCTTTTTTTCGCAAACCTTGGCTTACGATCATCACCCCGACTGGCGGCTATGATACCAATACCCCTCCCACGCTACTGAATATGGGCATAGGATGGTTTTTGATTTATAGTGTTCCCTTAATTTTCTTGCACCACCTGACTTTCTTCTTCATTGATAATCTAGGGACTTCCTTGTATATTCCGATGGCGTACAAAACACTGAGCAGTACGGTGTTTACGTTTATTATTGGTATCATCGTTCAGGTTTTGTTTTACAAGAAAAGGAGAGGCATTTAA
- the mreC gene encoding rod shape-determining protein MreC: protein MQRILLFLYSIRAFLLFITLETAAVWLIVSYNSPQGAVFFNSSNTFTGAFLSTKDNFTEYFTLGRSNEELAKKNAQLMKQLANFQPAKDSVHLSLDSAMESMYEFRSAKVINNSINLRYNYITLNRGAEDGIKEGMGVFNGDGIVGRVKGVSSHYASVISLLHTDLFVSSKIKSTNVFGSTQWDGKNPQKAKLKYVPRHVQVAHGDTVVTSGYNAIFPEGILVGTVDTVANGTETNYLDITIELAANFSTLTYVYLVENNREVELDSLQEMTEIVNE, encoded by the coding sequence ATGCAACGCATTTTATTATTTCTATATAGCATAAGGGCCTTTTTGCTGTTTATTACATTGGAAACTGCCGCCGTTTGGCTGATTGTTTCCTATAACTCACCACAAGGGGCCGTCTTCTTTAATAGTTCCAATACCTTTACTGGGGCATTTCTAAGTACCAAAGATAACTTTACGGAGTACTTCACCCTTGGCAGGTCCAATGAGGAATTGGCAAAAAAGAACGCACAGCTGATGAAACAGCTGGCCAATTTTCAGCCAGCCAAAGACAGTGTGCACCTATCTCTGGACAGTGCCATGGAAAGCATGTATGAATTTCGGTCTGCGAAGGTCATCAATAATTCCATTAATCTCCGCTACAATTACATTACCTTGAACAGGGGAGCGGAAGACGGTATCAAAGAAGGAATGGGCGTCTTCAATGGAGATGGTATCGTAGGGCGTGTAAAAGGTGTCAGCAGTCATTATGCCTCAGTCATTTCCTTGCTGCACACCGACCTCTTTGTCTCTTCAAAGATAAAATCCACGAATGTATTTGGGTCTACCCAGTGGGACGGTAAAAATCCGCAAAAAGCCAAGCTAAAATACGTCCCTAGGCACGTACAGGTGGCGCATGGAGACACCGTAGTGACTTCTGGCTATAATGCCATATTCCCGGAAGGGATCTTAGTGGGTACCGTGGACACCGTTGCTAACGGTACCGAAACCAATTACCTAGATATAACCATTGAGTTGGCGGCTAATTTCAGTACGCTTACTTATGTATATCTTGTAGAAAATAACCGTGAAGTGGAGCTTGATTCCCTTCAGGAAATGACCGAAATTGTCAATGAATAG
- a CDS encoding rod shape-determining protein, producing MGLFDFFSSDIAIDLGTANTLIIHKEKIVVDEPSIIAIDKSSNRILAVGREAMNMHEKTHENIKTVRPLKDGVIADFYAAEQMIRGLIKMIPGHKKGMFPQSHRMVICIPSGITEVEKRAVRDSAEHAGAKEVYMVYEPIAAAIGIGIDIEKPMGSMIVDIGGGTTEIALIALSGIVADQSIRVAGDTFTKDILDYMRRQHNLLIGERSAEKVKIAIGSALTELDDAPEDYEIRGRDLMTGIPKVIKVSYSEIAFALDKSVSKIEEAVLKALEIAPPELSADIYDNGIHLTGGGALLKGLDRRLHQKTKLPIHIAEDPLRAVVRGTGTALKNINSFRTVLMT from the coding sequence ATGGGATTATTTGACTTTTTTTCAAGTGATATAGCAATAGATTTAGGTACGGCAAATACACTTATAATTCATAAAGAAAAAATTGTAGTGGACGAACCTTCCATTATCGCCATTGACAAATCCAGTAACAGGATTTTGGCAGTGGGTAGGGAAGCCATGAACATGCATGAAAAGACGCACGAAAACATCAAGACCGTCCGTCCGCTGAAGGATGGTGTGATTGCGGATTTCTACGCTGCCGAACAAATGATCCGTGGTCTGATCAAAATGATTCCTGGACACAAAAAAGGCATGTTTCCCCAGTCCCACCGCATGGTCATCTGTATTCCGTCAGGGATCACAGAAGTGGAAAAGAGAGCGGTACGGGATTCGGCCGAGCATGCAGGAGCCAAAGAAGTGTACATGGTCTACGAACCTATCGCAGCAGCTATCGGAATCGGAATCGATATCGAAAAGCCCATGGGATCTATGATCGTGGACATCGGTGGTGGTACGACTGAGATTGCATTGATAGCCCTTTCTGGAATCGTCGCCGACCAGTCCATCAGGGTTGCTGGCGACACCTTTACAAAAGACATTTTGGATTACATGAGAAGGCAGCATAACCTGCTGATCGGAGAGCGGTCTGCAGAAAAAGTGAAGATCGCCATTGGCTCTGCGCTTACGGAGCTGGATGATGCTCCTGAAGACTACGAAATCCGTGGACGTGACCTGATGACAGGGATTCCTAAGGTGATCAAGGTTTCTTATTCGGAGATTGCTTTCGCATTGGATAAGTCGGTTTCCAAAATCGAAGAAGCTGTGCTCAAGGCATTGGAAATCGCACCGCCGGAATTGTCAGCAGACATCTATGACAATGGCATTCACCTCACCGGTGGTGGCGCGCTACTCAAAGGGCTGGACAGAAGGCTTCACCAAAAGACCAAATTGCCCATCCATATCGCTGAAGATCCACTAAGGGCTGTGGTGCGAGGAACAGGCACCGCCCTGAAAAACATAAATAGTTTCCGAACCGTGCTGATGACCTGA
- a CDS encoding REP-associated tyrosine transposase has protein sequence MAFSYAIKDQSATYFLTFTVHQWVDVFTRKIYTDQLLNSIKHCQKQKGLLVYAYVIMTNHCHFIMQSTKVPLSDIIRDFKKYTAKSIVKAIEENPQESRKNWLLWLLKKEEGIWFWKEGYHGEEITSAKFMATKINYIHLNPVKAGIVEKEEEYLNSSCGEFYGIRNSPIELAPL, from the coding sequence ATGGCTTTTTCATACGCGATTAAAGATCAATCAGCGACCTATTTTTTAACCTTCACAGTTCATCAATGGGTAGACGTTTTCACACGAAAAATCTATACCGATCAATTGCTGAATAGCATTAAACATTGTCAGAAGCAAAAAGGACTTCTAGTTTATGCCTATGTCATCATGACTAACCATTGTCATTTTATCATGCAAAGCACTAAAGTCCCATTAAGTGACATCATCAGGGATTTTAAGAAATACACAGCAAAAAGTATTGTCAAAGCGATTGAAGAAAACCCACAAGAAAGCAGGAAAAATTGGTTGCTATGGTTGTTGAAGAAGGAGGAGGGGATTTGGTTTTGGAAAGAAGGCTATCACGGAGAGGAAATAACTTCAGCGAAATTTATGGCTACTAAAATAAATTATATTCATCTAAACCCTGTAAAAGCCGGCATTGTAGAAAAAGAAGAAGAGTACTTGAACAGTAGTTGTGGTGAGTTTTACGGTATTCGAAACAGTCCTATTGAATTGGCTCCATTATAA
- the purH gene encoding bifunctional phosphoribosylaminoimidazolecarboxamide formyltransferase/IMP cyclohydrolase translates to MAVKKIESALISVFYKDNLEPIIAQLKEQGVKIYSTGGTQKFIEEQGAEVTAVEDLTGYPSIFGGRVKTLHPKVFGGILHRREDEGDLSQAQEFDIPAIDLVIVDLYPFEETVASGASEQDIIEKIDIGGISLIRAAAKNFKDVTIIASRDQYGELEERLKNNNGGTTLEDRRYFAAQAFQVSSHYDTHIFNYFNQTEEIPALKVSETNSKALRYGENPHQKAHFYGKLDDLFDQLNGKELSYNNLVDVDAAVALMAEFDGETAFAILKHNNACGVAKGTSVKEAYLKAFEADTLSAFGGVLITNQAVDKAAAEEMHSLFFEVLIAPAFDEDALEILKGKKNRILLVQKTQVGGTKQIKTLLNGIIEQDKDLATETKEDFKVATKVAPTEEQKDALVFAAKVCKHSKSNTIVLSNKDQLFASGVGQTSRVDALKQAIEKAKSFGFELKGSVMASDAFFPFPDCVEIAFKEGVAAVVQPGGSIKDQDSIAFCDKVGVSMVMTGVRHFKH, encoded by the coding sequence ATGGCTGTTAAGAAAATAGAATCTGCCCTTATCTCGGTCTTTTATAAAGACAATCTTGAACCGATCATCGCCCAGCTAAAAGAGCAAGGCGTAAAGATCTACTCCACAGGAGGCACCCAAAAGTTCATCGAAGAGCAAGGCGCAGAAGTAACTGCTGTAGAAGACCTTACTGGGTACCCTTCCATCTTCGGGGGAAGAGTCAAAACACTCCACCCAAAAGTATTTGGAGGCATCCTCCACAGGAGAGAAGATGAAGGAGATCTTTCCCAAGCACAAGAATTTGATATCCCTGCCATTGACCTGGTGATCGTGGACCTGTATCCATTTGAGGAGACAGTAGCCTCCGGTGCTTCAGAGCAGGATATTATCGAAAAAATCGACATCGGAGGCATTTCCCTGATCAGGGCTGCCGCCAAAAACTTCAAAGATGTCACCATCATCGCTTCACGTGACCAGTATGGTGAACTGGAAGAGCGATTGAAAAACAATAACGGTGGCACGACCCTGGAGGACAGAAGGTACTTTGCTGCCCAAGCTTTCCAAGTGTCCTCACATTACGATACCCATATCTTCAACTACTTCAACCAAACGGAAGAAATTCCAGCGTTGAAAGTAAGCGAAACCAACTCCAAGGCACTTCGCTACGGCGAAAACCCGCACCAAAAAGCCCATTTCTATGGCAAGTTGGACGACCTTTTTGACCAGCTAAATGGCAAAGAACTTTCTTATAACAATCTTGTGGACGTGGATGCCGCTGTGGCCTTGATGGCCGAATTTGACGGCGAAACAGCCTTTGCCATCCTTAAGCACAACAATGCCTGTGGCGTGGCCAAAGGAACCTCGGTAAAAGAAGCGTATCTAAAAGCCTTTGAAGCAGACACCCTATCTGCATTTGGTGGTGTACTGATCACCAACCAGGCGGTGGACAAAGCGGCTGCAGAAGAAATGCACAGCCTGTTCTTTGAAGTGCTGATCGCTCCTGCGTTTGACGAAGATGCCCTGGAAATACTGAAAGGCAAGAAAAACAGGATTCTACTGGTACAGAAAACCCAAGTGGGCGGTACCAAGCAGATCAAAACCTTGCTCAACGGCATCATCGAACAAGACAAAGACCTAGCTACAGAAACCAAGGAGGACTTCAAAGTCGCTACCAAAGTAGCTCCTACCGAAGAACAAAAAGACGCATTGGTATTTGCGGCCAAAGTCTGTAAACACTCCAAATCCAATACCATCGTGTTAAGCAACAAGGACCAACTGTTTGCCAGCGGTGTAGGCCAAACTTCTCGTGTAGATGCCTTGAAACAAGCTATCGAAAAAGCCAAGTCTTTTGGTTTTGAACTGAAAGGTTCCGTAATGGCGTCCGACGCCTTCTTCCCTTTCCCTGACTGCGTGGAGATCGCCTTTAAAGAGGGAGTCGCTGCCGTGGTACAGCCAGGAGGCTCCATCAAGGACCAAGACAGCATCGCCTTCTGTGACAAGGTAGGCGTGAGCATGGTGATGACAGGAGTAAGGCACTTCAAACACTAA
- the purN gene encoding phosphoribosylglycinamide formyltransferase — protein MKKIAILASGNGSNAEEIIKHFDGSTKGKVAVIASNKKDAYVLERAKNHDIPFFSFNRKEMEEAVLEKAFEELDVDLVVLAGFLLKVPDGLIHMFPERIINIHPALLPKFGGKGMYGMRVHEAVKAKREKETGITIHYVNEKYDDGRVIFQENVTVDENDTPEDIAKKVHALEHKYFPKVIESLL, from the coding sequence TTGAAAAAAATCGCCATACTCGCCTCAGGAAACGGTAGCAATGCCGAAGAGATCATCAAACATTTTGATGGCTCCACCAAAGGAAAAGTCGCCGTCATCGCATCCAATAAAAAAGATGCTTATGTGCTGGAAAGGGCCAAAAACCACGATATCCCCTTCTTTTCATTTAACAGAAAGGAAATGGAAGAGGCGGTATTGGAAAAGGCATTCGAGGAGCTGGATGTGGACCTCGTCGTACTGGCCGGTTTTCTCCTCAAGGTACCCGATGGCCTGATCCACATGTTTCCCGAAAGGATCATCAATATACACCCTGCGTTACTGCCAAAATTTGGTGGCAAAGGCATGTATGGGATGCGTGTACATGAAGCTGTCAAGGCAAAAAGAGAGAAAGAAACAGGTATCACCATCCATTATGTCAACGAAAAGTATGATGATGGCCGGGTCATCTTTCAGGAAAACGTTACTGTGGACGAAAACGACACCCCAGAGGACATCGCCAAGAAAGTACATGCCCTTGAACACAAATATTTCCCAAAAGTCATCGAAAGCCTACTTTAA
- a CDS encoding geranylgeranylglycerol-phosphate geranylgeranyltransferase, with protein MNHMPSAERAFSLPAFLRIIRTDNLLMMAFAQLMTAYFLVGETLSGIPALLDPSIYLLITSTVLIAAAGYLINDYYDVKIDYINKPDEVIIGKGMRRRVVMFLHTFLNIAGIGLACLVSLKVGVTHFGAAFILWLYSNTLKRLPFVGNLAVATLTGLAIWMVGFYFGQSRLLVLTYAVFAFFINLIREIIKDIEDREGDRKHGCKTLPIVLGFRATKNIIFVIAAVFVCSILIVAYKVDETLLYVYFGFIGMLFIYFMSLIYQADRKAHFTRLSLLSKILMLTGVLSMAFL; from the coding sequence ATGAATCATATGCCATCTGCTGAAAGAGCGTTTTCCCTTCCTGCTTTTTTAAGGATTATCAGGACTGATAACTTACTGATGATGGCTTTTGCACAACTGATGACGGCTTATTTTTTGGTAGGGGAAACCTTGTCGGGCATTCCTGCCCTTCTGGATCCTAGTATCTATCTGCTGATCACTTCCACTGTTCTGATAGCTGCAGCTGGTTACTTGATAAATGACTATTACGATGTGAAAATCGATTATATAAACAAACCTGATGAGGTAATTATCGGTAAGGGAATGCGCCGCAGAGTGGTGATGTTTCTCCACACATTTTTGAATATAGCAGGAATAGGCCTTGCTTGCTTGGTAAGCCTAAAAGTAGGCGTCACTCACTTTGGGGCGGCTTTTATTCTTTGGCTATATTCCAATACCCTGAAGCGGTTGCCATTTGTGGGAAATTTGGCAGTGGCCACACTGACGGGATTGGCCATTTGGATGGTAGGGTTTTACTTTGGACAGTCACGGCTTTTGGTGCTCACCTATGCTGTTTTCGCATTCTTCATTAACCTTATCCGCGAAATCATCAAAGACATCGAAGACCGGGAAGGTGATCGGAAACACGGTTGCAAAACACTGCCCATTGTATTGGGGTTTCGAGCTACAAAGAACATCATCTTTGTCATTGCTGCCGTTTTTGTTTGTTCTATATTGATAGTTGCTTATAAAGTTGACGAAACACTTTTGTATGTTTACTTCGGTTTTATTGGAATGTTGTTTATCTATTTTATGTCTTTGATTTACCAAGCAGACAGGAAGGCCCATTTTACACGACTCAGCTTACTTTCTAAAATATTGATGTTGACGGGTGTGCTGAGCATGGCTTTTTTGTAG
- a CDS encoding Fic family protein: MKAFIHQKDNWPEFTWNSNDFLGLLSEARNLQGRLIGKMETLGFGLRNEALLDTLTLDVLKSSEIEGEFLDPDQVRSSIARRLGMEIAGAVDADRSVEGVVEMMLDATQRCFDPLTADRLFDWHAALFPTGRSGMYKITVADWRKDTTGPMQVVSGAMGKERVHFQAPDSDLVEKEMTRFLNWFNNNKIDLVIKAAIAHLWFVTIHPFEGGNGRITRALTDMLLARADKSNQRFYSMSAQIRLERKQYYEILEKTQKGDLDITDWIVWFLNCLINALKTTDLILSKVLFIADFWQKHIDTAINDRQRKLLNKLMDGFDGKLTSSKWAKIAKCSKDSAVRDINDLIEKGILQKEAAGGRSTNYELIGMPAGSREGKGESHP, from the coding sequence ATGAAGGCTTTTATACATCAAAAAGATAACTGGCCAGAATTTACCTGGAACAGTAATGACTTCTTGGGCCTGTTAAGTGAGGCAAGAAATTTACAGGGTAGACTTATTGGAAAAATGGAAACATTAGGTTTCGGTTTGAGAAACGAGGCCCTACTTGATACATTGACCCTTGATGTATTAAAATCATCGGAGATAGAAGGCGAATTCCTTGACCCTGACCAAGTGCGTTCATCAATTGCACGTAGATTGGGAATGGAAATAGCAGGAGCAGTGGATGCTGACAGAAGTGTAGAAGGAGTAGTTGAAATGATGCTTGACGCTACCCAAAGATGCTTTGATCCATTAACAGCTGACAGGCTTTTTGACTGGCATGCCGCATTGTTTCCAACAGGAAGAAGTGGGATGTACAAAATTACCGTAGCAGATTGGAGAAAAGATACAACTGGGCCTATGCAGGTAGTATCTGGGGCAATGGGGAAAGAAAGGGTTCATTTTCAAGCACCTGATTCCGATCTGGTTGAAAAAGAAATGACCCGATTTCTAAATTGGTTCAACAATAATAAAATTGACTTGGTAATTAAAGCAGCAATCGCCCATTTATGGTTTGTGACAATCCACCCTTTTGAAGGTGGAAATGGAAGAATAACAAGGGCATTGACGGATATGCTCTTGGCGCGAGCTGACAAAAGTAACCAACGTTTTTACAGTATGTCTGCCCAGATCCGGTTGGAAAGAAAACAGTATTATGAGATATTGGAAAAAACGCAAAAAGGGGATTTGGATATAACTGATTGGATTGTTTGGTTTTTAAACTGTTTGATTAACGCTTTAAAAACCACGGATTTAATACTTTCAAAAGTTTTATTCATAGCAGATTTTTGGCAAAAGCATATAGATACTGCAATAAATGACCGACAAAGAAAATTATTGAATAAGCTAATGGATGGATTTGACGGGAAATTAACTTCGTCCAAATGGGCAAAGATTGCAAAGTGCTCTAAAGATTCAGCAGTTAGGGATATTAACGACCTTATTGAGAAAGGGATCTTGCAAAAAGAAGCAGCAGGAGGAAGAAGCACTAATTACGAATTGATAGGAATGCCAGCTGGTAGTCGGGAAGGCAAAGGGGAATCCCACCCCTAA